The following are encoded in a window of Castanea sativa cultivar Marrone di Chiusa Pesio chromosome 5, ASM4071231v1 genomic DNA:
- the LOC142636586 gene encoding phospholipase D alpha 4 isoform X2 gives MEREHKFLHGTLEATIFDATPYTPLSPFNCIFVRGKPAYVTIEIDDRKVAETSHERDRVWNETFQILCAHQSNSTITITMKTAWSCFLGKINIQADQILNESSLINGLFPLLKENGTPNPELKLRFMLWFKPAEFEPSWRKILSNGEFQGLRNATFPQRSNCHVTLYQDAHHLSTFQPPFYSCRAPRRLWEDVYNAIEGAKHLIYIAGWSVNPNMVLVRDFQTQIPHAKGVKLGDLLKQKAEEGVAVRIMLWDDETSLTFFKNEGVMRTHDEYALAYFERTKVVCRLCPRLHPMSAPLFSHHQKTITLDTKSQINSSNREIMSFVGGLDLCDGRYDTEQHSLFHNLNMEPHCHDFYQTSIAGASLEKGGPREPWHDAHACIKGEAAWDVLTNFEQRWSKQCDPSLLVPISTLSNLSCQSYSSITSGRNWNVQVFRSIDHVSASQMFRNFTVEQSIQEAYIQAIRKAERFIYIENQYFIGGCHLWEKDQHSGCRNLIPIEIALKVVNKIKAKERFAVYILIPMWPEGVLESDVVQDILHWTRRTMSMMYKLIGEAIQESGEPGHPRDYLNFFCLANREEMGKEEVIPPESPHPETQYWNAQRNRRFMVYVHSKLMIVDDLYILIGSANVNQRSMDGQRDTEIAIGCYQSKSDKDKMSRGDIHAYRLSLWYEHTKCADQELFQEPQSLECVQKMCSIGDQMWKIYSGEDLVDMEGVHLVTYPMNVTQDGTVEDLTDNGGNFPDTRTQVKGKRSMLLPPVFTT, from the exons ATGGAGAGAGAACACAAATTTCTCCATGGAACACTTGAAGCTACCATCTTCGATGCCACGCCTTATACACCACTATCTCCTTTCAAT TGTATATTTGTAAGAGGAAAGCCTGCCTATGTAACCATAGAGATAGATGACAGGAAGGTAGCAGAGACCAGCCATGAACGTGACCGAGTTTGGAATGAGACCTTTCAAATTCTCTGTGCTCATCAATCCAATTCAACTATTACCATCACAATGAAAACAGCATGGTCTTGCTTCTTGGGAAAGATAAACATCCAGGCTGATCAGATTCTTAATGAATCAAGTTTGATTAATGGGCTCTTTCCTCTCCTCAAGGAAAATGGAACACCAAATCCAGAACTGAAGCTACGATTCATGTTATGGTTTAAACCAGCAGAGTTTGAACCAAGCTGGAGAAAGATACTAAGTAATGGAGAATTCCAGGGGTTGAGGAATGCAACATTTCCACAACGATCAAATTGTCATGTCACACTTTATCAAGACGCTCACCATCTCTCTACTTTTCAACCTCCATTCTATTCTTGTCGTGCTCCAAGAAGATTATGGGAGGATGTATACAATGCCATTGAGGGTGCAAAACACTTGATTTACATTGCAGGCTGGTCTGTCAATCCTAATATGGTGCTA GTTAGGGATTTTCAAACTCAAATCCCACATGCAAAAGGAGTAAAGCTTGGTGATTTGTTGAAGCAGAAGGCAGAGGAAGGTGTGGCTGTAAGGATTATGTTATGGGATGATGAGACATCCTTAACATTCTTCAAGAATGAAGGAGTAATGAGAACACATGATGAATATGCCTTAGCCTACTTTGAACGCACCAAAGTAGTATGCAGATTGTGCCCAAGATTACACCCAATGTCCGCCCCACTCTTCTCTCACCATCAGAAAACCATAACCTTAGACACTAAGTCACAAATAAATTCAAGCAATAGAGAAATTATGAGTTTTGTTGGTGGATTAGATCTTTGTGATGGCCGCTACGATACAGAACAACATTCATTGTTTCACAATCTCAATATGGAACCACATTGTCATGATTTTTATCAGACAAGTATTGCAGGAGCTAGCCTTGAGAAGGGGGGGCCAAGAGAGCCATGGCATGATGCTCATGCTTGTATCAAGGGTGAAGCTGCTTGGGATGTTTTAACCAACTTCGAGCAACGATGGAGTAAACAATGTGATCCTTCTTTACTAGTTCCCATTAGTACCTTGTCAAATCTCAGCTGCCAGAGTTATTCAAGCATTACCTCTGGGAGGAATTGGAATGTACAAGTATTTAGGTCCATTGACCATGTGTCAGCTAGCCAAATGTTTAGAAACTTTACTGTGGAGCAAAGCATCCAGGAAGCTTACATACAAGCAATAAGGAAAGCTGAgaggtttatttatattgagaaCCAGTATTTTATTGGAGGGTGCCATTTGTGGGAGAAAGATCAACATAGTGGCTGCAGAAATTTGATTCCTATTGAGATAGCACTCAAGGTGGTCAACAAGATTAAAGCAAAGGAGAGGTTTGCAGTGTATATACTAATACCAATGTGGCCGGAAGGAGTGCTTGAGAGCGATGTAGTTCAAGATATATTGCATTGGACTAGAAGAACAATGTCAATGATGTATAAGTTGATAGGAGAAGCAATACAAGAAAGTGGTGAGCCAGGGCACCCTAGAGACTACTTGAATTTCTTCTGCCTAGCAAATAGAGAAGAGATGGGTAAAGAGGAAGTTATTCCTCCAGAGTCTCCTCACCCTGAAACACAATATTGGAATGCTCAAAGGAATAGGAGGTTCATGGTTTATGTACACTCCAAGCTCATGATAG TGGACGACCTGTACATTTTGATTGGATCAGCAAATGTGAACCAGCGATCCATGGATGGGCAACGTGACACTGAGATTGCAATAGGGTGCTACCAGTCCAAAAGTGACAAAGACAAAATGAGTCGAGGCGATATTCATGCATACCGTTTGTCACTGTGGTATGAGCATACTAAATGTGCTGATCAGGAACTGTTTCAAGAGCCACAAAGTCTGGAATGTGTGCAGAAGATGTGTTCCATAGGTGACCAAATGTGGAAGATTTACAGTGGTGAAGATTTGGTAGACATGGAAGGTGTGCACTTGGTAACATACCCTATGAATGTGACACAAGATGGTACTGTGGAGGATCTAACAGATAATGGGGGCAATTTTCCTGACACAAGAACACAAGTTAAGGGAAAGAGATCAATGTTGCTACCACCTGTTTTTACCACATAA
- the LOC142636586 gene encoding phospholipase D alpha 4 isoform X1 encodes MEREHKFLHGTLEATIFDATPYTPLSPFNGESCCLLNVLQCIFVRGKPAYVTIEIDDRKVAETSHERDRVWNETFQILCAHQSNSTITITMKTAWSCFLGKINIQADQILNESSLINGLFPLLKENGTPNPELKLRFMLWFKPAEFEPSWRKILSNGEFQGLRNATFPQRSNCHVTLYQDAHHLSTFQPPFYSCRAPRRLWEDVYNAIEGAKHLIYIAGWSVNPNMVLVRDFQTQIPHAKGVKLGDLLKQKAEEGVAVRIMLWDDETSLTFFKNEGVMRTHDEYALAYFERTKVVCRLCPRLHPMSAPLFSHHQKTITLDTKSQINSSNREIMSFVGGLDLCDGRYDTEQHSLFHNLNMEPHCHDFYQTSIAGASLEKGGPREPWHDAHACIKGEAAWDVLTNFEQRWSKQCDPSLLVPISTLSNLSCQSYSSITSGRNWNVQVFRSIDHVSASQMFRNFTVEQSIQEAYIQAIRKAERFIYIENQYFIGGCHLWEKDQHSGCRNLIPIEIALKVVNKIKAKERFAVYILIPMWPEGVLESDVVQDILHWTRRTMSMMYKLIGEAIQESGEPGHPRDYLNFFCLANREEMGKEEVIPPESPHPETQYWNAQRNRRFMVYVHSKLMIVDDLYILIGSANVNQRSMDGQRDTEIAIGCYQSKSDKDKMSRGDIHAYRLSLWYEHTKCADQELFQEPQSLECVQKMCSIGDQMWKIYSGEDLVDMEGVHLVTYPMNVTQDGTVEDLTDNGGNFPDTRTQVKGKRSMLLPPVFTT; translated from the exons ATGGAGAGAGAACACAAATTTCTCCATGGAACACTTGAAGCTACCATCTTCGATGCCACGCCTTATACACCACTATCTCCTTTCAAT GGAGAATCATGCTGTCTACTAAATGTTTTGCAGTGTATATTTGTAAGAGGAAAGCCTGCCTATGTAACCATAGAGATAGATGACAGGAAGGTAGCAGAGACCAGCCATGAACGTGACCGAGTTTGGAATGAGACCTTTCAAATTCTCTGTGCTCATCAATCCAATTCAACTATTACCATCACAATGAAAACAGCATGGTCTTGCTTCTTGGGAAAGATAAACATCCAGGCTGATCAGATTCTTAATGAATCAAGTTTGATTAATGGGCTCTTTCCTCTCCTCAAGGAAAATGGAACACCAAATCCAGAACTGAAGCTACGATTCATGTTATGGTTTAAACCAGCAGAGTTTGAACCAAGCTGGAGAAAGATACTAAGTAATGGAGAATTCCAGGGGTTGAGGAATGCAACATTTCCACAACGATCAAATTGTCATGTCACACTTTATCAAGACGCTCACCATCTCTCTACTTTTCAACCTCCATTCTATTCTTGTCGTGCTCCAAGAAGATTATGGGAGGATGTATACAATGCCATTGAGGGTGCAAAACACTTGATTTACATTGCAGGCTGGTCTGTCAATCCTAATATGGTGCTA GTTAGGGATTTTCAAACTCAAATCCCACATGCAAAAGGAGTAAAGCTTGGTGATTTGTTGAAGCAGAAGGCAGAGGAAGGTGTGGCTGTAAGGATTATGTTATGGGATGATGAGACATCCTTAACATTCTTCAAGAATGAAGGAGTAATGAGAACACATGATGAATATGCCTTAGCCTACTTTGAACGCACCAAAGTAGTATGCAGATTGTGCCCAAGATTACACCCAATGTCCGCCCCACTCTTCTCTCACCATCAGAAAACCATAACCTTAGACACTAAGTCACAAATAAATTCAAGCAATAGAGAAATTATGAGTTTTGTTGGTGGATTAGATCTTTGTGATGGCCGCTACGATACAGAACAACATTCATTGTTTCACAATCTCAATATGGAACCACATTGTCATGATTTTTATCAGACAAGTATTGCAGGAGCTAGCCTTGAGAAGGGGGGGCCAAGAGAGCCATGGCATGATGCTCATGCTTGTATCAAGGGTGAAGCTGCTTGGGATGTTTTAACCAACTTCGAGCAACGATGGAGTAAACAATGTGATCCTTCTTTACTAGTTCCCATTAGTACCTTGTCAAATCTCAGCTGCCAGAGTTATTCAAGCATTACCTCTGGGAGGAATTGGAATGTACAAGTATTTAGGTCCATTGACCATGTGTCAGCTAGCCAAATGTTTAGAAACTTTACTGTGGAGCAAAGCATCCAGGAAGCTTACATACAAGCAATAAGGAAAGCTGAgaggtttatttatattgagaaCCAGTATTTTATTGGAGGGTGCCATTTGTGGGAGAAAGATCAACATAGTGGCTGCAGAAATTTGATTCCTATTGAGATAGCACTCAAGGTGGTCAACAAGATTAAAGCAAAGGAGAGGTTTGCAGTGTATATACTAATACCAATGTGGCCGGAAGGAGTGCTTGAGAGCGATGTAGTTCAAGATATATTGCATTGGACTAGAAGAACAATGTCAATGATGTATAAGTTGATAGGAGAAGCAATACAAGAAAGTGGTGAGCCAGGGCACCCTAGAGACTACTTGAATTTCTTCTGCCTAGCAAATAGAGAAGAGATGGGTAAAGAGGAAGTTATTCCTCCAGAGTCTCCTCACCCTGAAACACAATATTGGAATGCTCAAAGGAATAGGAGGTTCATGGTTTATGTACACTCCAAGCTCATGATAG TGGACGACCTGTACATTTTGATTGGATCAGCAAATGTGAACCAGCGATCCATGGATGGGCAACGTGACACTGAGATTGCAATAGGGTGCTACCAGTCCAAAAGTGACAAAGACAAAATGAGTCGAGGCGATATTCATGCATACCGTTTGTCACTGTGGTATGAGCATACTAAATGTGCTGATCAGGAACTGTTTCAAGAGCCACAAAGTCTGGAATGTGTGCAGAAGATGTGTTCCATAGGTGACCAAATGTGGAAGATTTACAGTGGTGAAGATTTGGTAGACATGGAAGGTGTGCACTTGGTAACATACCCTATGAATGTGACACAAGATGGTACTGTGGAGGATCTAACAGATAATGGGGGCAATTTTCCTGACACAAGAACACAAGTTAAGGGAAAGAGATCAATGTTGCTACCACCTGTTTTTACCACATAA